In a genomic window of Candidatus Gorgyraea atricola:
- a CDS encoding polysaccharide biosynthesis/export family protein, with the protein MRYLTFLLALTLVLNPFTLLAEEYKVDTGDVLLITVYEQADLTTKVRVSSKGEITFPLIGTVNVKDLTVEEIEKKIMVSLKKDYLVDPQVNVFIEKYTEKKVFVMGFVNRPGEYELFKDRPTTVLEAITMAGGFKEGAAQNGTKVLRVDNGQELTIAIKVTDITKKGDKEKDIPVKPGDIVVVPESFF; encoded by the coding sequence TTGCGATATTTAACCTTTCTATTAGCGCTAACTCTAGTACTGAATCCTTTCACACTCCTTGCTGAAGAGTACAAGGTCGATACAGGGGATGTGCTTCTTATCACTGTGTATGAGCAGGCAGACCTTACTACTAAGGTGCGCGTTAGCTCAAAAGGCGAGATCACCTTTCCTCTGATTGGTACTGTAAATGTAAAGGACCTCACAGTGGAAGAGATAGAGAAAAAGATAATGGTCTCACTTAAAAAAGACTACCTCGTAGACCCTCAGGTCAATGTCTTTATAGAAAAATATACAGAGAAGAAGGTATTTGTAATGGGTTTTGTAAATAGGCCAGGCGAATATGAGCTTTTTAAAGACCGTCCTACCACAGTGCTTGAGGCAATTACTATGGCAGGCGGTTTTAAAGAAGGCGCAGCTCAGAACGGAACCAAGGTACTGCGCGTAGATAATGGCCAAGAACTCACCATAGCTATAAAAGTAACAGACATCACGAAAAAGGGCGATAAAGAAAAGGACATCCCTGTAAAACCAGGAGATATTGTTGTCGTGCCAGAGAGTTTCTTTTGA
- a CDS encoding O-antigen ligase family protein — protein sequence MMKLFLILILAFAPIARGAARVWAFAPIQIFTLAVLLYSIFKMSVNREIRIKRTPLDIPIVLFLFVFIVSCFNSSYAYASIMEFTKLFTLASIFYLTINFVKTKEDIKKVLNAVLIVATAIALFGILQYIGAVDRSWWAKENFLSATYVNHNHFAGLLELTIPLSIGMFLSERTLGKKSLYVYSTLILCVAFLLSMSRGGWLSLSISMLFMIMCISISGRLRLTKKTGIAILLLMIGVGVFALKAAGKDALVGRVSSYRYLDFSGRLDIWKASLSMIKDNWFLGTGPGTFIYSFPKYRLAGMNMLVNYAHNDYLHVLSELGVFALGIMVFTIFTIVKKAIRTYRVANSSFKMWISLALATGILSIAIHGIGDFNFYMPANAILFTVFSAFIFNLSSRKEKKIEPLVIKHGPVFKPLVLTAVIALIIFITSSLAADVCRLSSQKALSNNELNKAEYMMFLATRICPLNYKYHYELAKIYDKKTDVKRSAQSYERSIALNPLDAWSWMGLADNYYRRNIGLADSAYRKAVELDPLNSYYLKKFGKFLVETGDSGLSSSIYKKASYAESKSETLSILPTDFADGETYQEKAALSFSAQNINKALVFYEMAENLLEETDKAKLGQVKCYLKMSLLGEALNRFREIQPSISAKSTLFACMGDYYLRKGSIDTANRFLEKSITLDPENPEPYQVRYKISKAKEDSSKILSFNSLLTSTELGEDGLEITFELKKQFASEGRLSVDLILPAGIYEFNVKARGKDALDIWPHMEVWFNNKKSLDTHVTNIYWNFYPGIVVVDYPVNRMDIIFDNDYYDENTLEDRNLCVHSISLKAL from the coding sequence ATGATGAAACTTTTCTTGATCTTAATCCTGGCATTCGCACCTATAGCAAGAGGAGCGGCTCGTGTATGGGCATTTGCGCCTATACAGATCTTTACGCTCGCTGTGCTTTTATATTCTATATTCAAGATGAGTGTAAATAGAGAGATCAGGATAAAAAGGACTCCCTTAGATATCCCTATAGTATTATTCTTATTTGTTTTTATAGTATCATGTTTTAATTCCAGCTATGCCTATGCCTCAATAATGGAATTTACGAAACTATTTACCCTGGCCTCTATCTTTTACCTGACAATTAATTTTGTAAAGACAAAAGAGGATATAAAGAAAGTATTAAACGCGGTTTTGATCGTAGCGACAGCCATTGCCTTATTTGGCATATTACAGTATATAGGCGCAGTAGACAGGTCCTGGTGGGCCAAGGAAAACTTTTTATCAGCCACCTATGTAAATCATAACCATTTTGCCGGGCTGTTGGAACTGACCATACCCCTTTCAATAGGCATGTTTTTATCGGAAAGGACATTAGGCAAAAAGTCTTTATACGTATACTCGACCCTGATCCTTTGCGTCGCGTTTTTACTTTCTATGTCAAGGGGAGGGTGGCTGTCTTTATCGATCTCTATGCTTTTTATGATCATGTGTATTTCAATAAGCGGAAGATTACGGCTTACGAAAAAAACAGGCATCGCTATTTTATTGCTAATGATAGGTGTCGGCGTATTTGCGTTAAAGGCAGCTGGTAAGGATGCTTTAGTGGGCAGGGTATCCAGCTATAGATACTTGGATTTTTCAGGAAGGCTTGACATATGGAAGGCTTCCTTAAGCATGATAAAAGATAACTGGTTCTTAGGGACAGGGCCAGGCACATTTATATATAGTTTCCCGAAATACAGGCTGGCAGGCATGAACATGCTTGTCAATTACGCGCACAATGACTATCTTCATGTCTTATCTGAACTGGGTGTATTCGCTTTAGGCATTATGGTCTTCACCATCTTTACCATAGTCAAAAAGGCTATAAGGACATACAGAGTGGCTAATTCATCTTTTAAGATGTGGATCTCTCTTGCCCTTGCTACAGGCATCTTAAGCATTGCCATACACGGTATCGGAGATTTTAATTTTTATATGCCGGCAAATGCTATTTTATTTACTGTGTTTTCCGCATTTATCTTTAATCTATCTTCCAGGAAGGAGAAGAAGATCGAGCCCCTGGTCATAAAACACGGCCCTGTTTTTAAACCTCTTGTATTGACAGCAGTTATTGCCTTGATCATTTTTATAACTAGCTCTCTTGCGGCAGATGTGTGCCGGTTGAGCTCTCAAAAGGCGCTATCCAACAATGAATTGAATAAGGCAGAATACATGATGTTTTTGGCAACCAGGATATGCCCTTTAAATTACAAATATCATTATGAGCTCGCCAAGATCTACGATAAGAAAACTGATGTAAAAAGATCAGCGCAGTCCTACGAACGCTCCATAGCCTTAAATCCCCTGGACGCGTGGTCGTGGATGGGCCTTGCTGATAATTATTACAGGCGCAATATTGGCCTGGCAGATTCGGCGTACAGAAAGGCCGTGGAATTAGACCCGTTAAATTCATATTATCTTAAGAAATTTGGCAAGTTTTTGGTAGAGACAGGCGATTCAGGGCTTTCAAGCAGTATATATAAAAAGGCATCTTACGCGGAGTCTAAGTCTGAGACGCTTTCGATTCTGCCAACAGACTTTGCAGATGGAGAGACTTATCAGGAAAAGGCGGCCCTTTCATTTTCCGCGCAGAATATAAACAAGGCCCTTGTATTTTATGAGATGGCAGAGAATCTTCTTGAAGAGACTGACAAGGCAAAGCTGGGCCAGGTAAAGTGTTACCTGAAGATGTCTTTGTTAGGTGAGGCACTTAATAGATTTAGAGAGATACAGCCTTCTATATCAGCCAAGAGCACATTGTTTGCCTGCATGGGAGATTATTATTTAAGAAAGGGATCCATTGATACAGCAAATAGGTTTTTAGAAAAATCAATAACATTAGATCCTGAAAACCCGGAACCCTACCAGGTACGTTATAAGATTTCAAAGGCAAAGGAAGATAGCTCCAAGATATTGAGTTTTAACAGTCTTCTTACCTCAACAGAGCTGGGTGAAGATGGCCTTGAGATAACATTCGAACTCAAAAAACAATTTGCCTCTGAGGGAAGATTGAGTGTAGATCTCATCCTGCCAGCAGGCATATATGAATTTAATGTCAAGGCAAGGGGCAAAGATGCGCTGGATATCTGGCCTCACATGGAGGTGTGGTTTAATAATAAAAAATCACTGGATACTCATGTGACAAATATATATTGGAATTTCTATCCAGGGATCGTAGTGGTGGATTACCCGGTGAACAGGATGGATATAATATTCGATAATGATTATTATGACGAAAATACGCTGGAAGATCGTAATCTCTGCGTACACAGCATAAGTTTAAAAGCCCTTTAA
- a CDS encoding outer membrane beta-barrel protein, producing MKKVCKIVLSLCFLASILVINSTLYAAEGLKIGDAEIIPWGEVRLQYDDNIFLDSDDEKDDIIVTLVPGVSLEWPFSDNLLKLDYHAEITEFMDYGSNDATNHYFSGDLEVELQDLTFNIYDDYKHVYERASTEDTLRIKREDNTIGIRAGLEKDRLGVQLGYEHFTRDYKDEDTYDIYDRKEDIYSAVLTHQTFAKTKLLAEYDFGQIRYDSSTRSDSDYHQFLVGAIGELTPKTTATVKAGYQFREYDDSTQPDFDTGVLYADLTHEFSEKDALKLSLTRTAYESTYDINNYYTVENVTAIYDHYFTAKLLGFVNGIYQVNSYPRETTEGTETHKREDRYASLGAGFRYYMQEWLTFTMQLEHIDRDSNFDTFDYEQNLATLTAKAVF from the coding sequence ATGAAGAAAGTATGTAAAATTGTATTAAGTTTGTGCTTTTTGGCTTCCATTCTTGTAATTAACTCCACATTATATGCTGCAGAAGGATTAAAGATAGGCGATGCAGAGATCATCCCTTGGGGTGAAGTGCGACTTCAGTATGATGACAACATATTCCTGGATTCTGATGATGAAAAGGATGACATTATAGTCACGCTTGTGCCAGGTGTATCTCTTGAATGGCCATTCAGTGATAATCTTCTAAAGCTTGACTATCACGCGGAGATCACAGAGTTTATGGATTATGGCTCAAATGATGCCACGAACCATTATTTCTCCGGAGACCTGGAGGTAGAATTGCAGGACCTTACCTTTAATATATATGATGACTATAAGCATGTATATGAAAGGGCGTCCACAGAGGATACCTTAAGGATCAAGAGGGAAGACAATACTATAGGTATCAGGGCTGGCCTGGAAAAGGATCGGCTTGGTGTACAGCTTGGTTATGAGCATTTTACTCGTGATTACAAAGACGAAGATACTTATGATATTTATGACAGAAAAGAGGATATTTATTCCGCGGTCCTTACCCACCAGACATTCGCAAAGACAAAACTTCTGGCAGAATATGATTTCGGGCAGATCAGGTATGATAGTTCCACCCGTTCAGACTCAGACTACCACCAGTTTCTTGTTGGCGCAATAGGCGAACTGACTCCAAAAACTACAGCTACTGTAAAAGCAGGTTATCAGTTCAGGGAGTACGATGATAGCACCCAACCTGATTTTGATACAGGAGTGCTTTACGCGGATCTGACACACGAATTTTCAGAAAAAGATGCTCTTAAGCTTTCACTGACCAGGACAGCTTACGAGTCCACTTATGATATAAATAATTATTACACTGTAGAGAATGTAACCGCGATATACGACCACTATTTCACTGCAAAACTACTTGGTTTTGTAAACGGCATATACCAGGTCAATTCCTATCCTCGAGAGACTACAGAAGGGACTGAGACACACAAGAGAGAAGACAGGTATGCTTCTTTGGGCGCTGGTTTCAGGTATTATATGCAAGAATGGCTGACATTTACTATGCAGCTCGAGCATATAGACAGGGATTCTAATTTTGATACATTTGATTACGAACAGAATCTAGCCACACTTACTGCAAAGGCGGTATTCTAA
- a CDS encoding fibronectin type III domain-containing protein has translation MVFFILWSSMFLAAPISIGASLAEEQREIEGVVVGYYSAKISWATDEPATSQVDYGTSGFIYEQSSPERNSLLINHEIILSNLKPSTLYHYRIRSKDAFGNEGVSQDLTFKTLDFSIADNKAPTISNIKVASLAGVKEPTYLSDEEAAAIIGAGPAAPKGNFPGGKIIAVAKAKPKAEPKAETRHIQEGSEPAASGMIHSAGQLTKHEAPVEKTLVQKGGLLMPKGTWQYEPSFAYAHTSANRIAISGFTVLPVLIIGSISVDEVKRDILIQTNTFRYGLFNNFQVEVKVPSHIGINTSV, from the coding sequence ATGGTATTTTTTATTCTCTGGAGTAGTATGTTTCTTGCTGCACCCATCAGCATAGGCGCTAGCCTGGCTGAAGAGCAAAGGGAAATAGAGGGGGTAGTAGTAGGGTATTACTCTGCCAAGATCAGCTGGGCAACAGATGAGCCAGCTACTTCACAGGTAGACTATGGCACATCAGGGTTTATATATGAACAGAGTTCCCCAGAGCGCAACAGCCTATTAATCAATCACGAGATAATCCTGAGCAACCTCAAGCCATCTACCCTATATCATTACAGGATAAGGAGTAAGGACGCTTTTGGCAATGAGGGTGTGAGCCAGGACCTTACATTTAAGACTCTGGATTTCTCCATAGCTGATAATAAAGCACCCACTATATCTAATATAAAGGTAGCCTCTCTTGCAGGCGTAAAAGAGCCTACCTATTTATCAGATGAGGAGGCAGCTGCTATTATAGGTGCAGGCCCGGCAGCGCCTAAAGGCAATTTCCCGGGTGGTAAGATAATTGCAGTAGCAAAGGCAAAACCAAAAGCAGAACCAAAGGCAGAGACAAGGCATATACAGGAGGGATCTGAGCCTGCAGCTTCAGGCATGATCCATTCAGCAGGTCAGCTTACTAAGCACGAAGCGCCAGTGGAAAAGACGCTTGTGCAAAAGGGCGGATTACTCATGCCTAAAGGCACATGGCAGTATGAGCCAAGTTTTGCCTATGCTCATACATCAGCAAATCGTATTGCCATAAGCGGATTTACAGTGCTGCCGGTTCTAATAATAGGAAGCATTTCCGTAGACGAAGTAAAAAGGGACATACTTATACAAACCAATACCTTTCGCTATGGGTTATTTAATAATTTCCAGGTAGAAGTAAAGGTCCCATCCCATATAGGTATCAATACGAGCGTATAA
- a CDS encoding polysaccharide biosynthesis tyrosine autokinase, whose protein sequence is MITDVTKNIHMRDYLNIISRRKWLVISFFLITVTLVTVTSFMQKKVYRATATVIVDVEGPSVLAVKDVVKLGETNYFAYRDYIETQQEIIRGRRTAYRVMKNLGLIKKEEFSESKDPIQTLLEKVKVELLRDTRIINVRAEDNDPNLASRIANEFAKVYVDSNIAMKMKMSQDAQDWLGKEVDIQKKKVREAELKLQAYKEQNSIVSIENQEAMIDDGLAKLNSSYLAAQERRIGAETTYNSLIDSSGNVAMENLPSLLTDNKSLQLLKDDYLKQEALLVEYKKIYKYKHPKMIKLSENIDYLKSRLKSEIGNEYNSAVAEEKKFKMALAEQKKEALGLERKIIEYSALDREVETNDRILEIVLNRLKETSISSQIQANNVRVQDLAEPPIKPIKPKKRINIILSMIVGLMGGIVLAFFRDYMDISLKNPNEIASVLQIPLLGSVPKVKLDGNRIRKKADIDRVVEKDSASLASEAYRSIRTNLLFSLNHSGSSKSIVVTSSVPKEGKSITAVNLALMIANSGERVLLVDADMRRPRLHTVFNDDNSIGLTQFLSKEADFESVVKPSGIDNLSIVTSGGTIGSSAELISSEQMKIFIEKASSGFSKIIFDTPPIALVTDAALLSSICTGVLLIAEGGRATKDLLIKSKGLLEKVDAKILGVIVNNISLTSDSSYQQYYYGKTYGKT, encoded by the coding sequence ATGATCACAGATGTAACTAAGAACATACATATGCGTGATTACCTTAATATAATAAGTCGCAGGAAATGGCTCGTCATAAGCTTTTTCCTGATCACTGTTACGCTCGTGACAGTGACATCTTTCATGCAGAAAAAGGTCTACAGGGCCACTGCCACAGTAATAGTGGATGTGGAAGGCCCGAGTGTCCTGGCGGTAAAGGATGTTGTTAAGCTCGGTGAGACCAATTATTTTGCATACCGCGATTACATAGAGACCCAGCAGGAGATAATAAGGGGCAGGCGCACTGCCTACCGTGTCATGAAGAACCTGGGATTGATCAAAAAAGAAGAGTTTAGCGAATCCAAAGACCCTATACAGACACTTCTGGAAAAGGTAAAGGTAGAGCTATTGCGTGATACAAGGATCATCAATGTACGCGCAGAAGATAACGATCCTAATCTGGCCAGCCGCATCGCGAATGAGTTTGCCAAGGTCTATGTTGATTCCAACATAGCTATGAAGATGAAGATGTCGCAGGATGCTCAGGATTGGTTAGGAAAAGAGGTTGATATCCAGAAGAAAAAGGTAAGAGAAGCAGAACTGAAACTTCAGGCTTACAAGGAACAAAATAGTATTGTTTCCATAGAGAACCAGGAGGCCATGATCGATGATGGCCTGGCTAAACTGAATTCCAGTTATCTGGCAGCGCAGGAGCGAAGGATAGGCGCAGAGACTACCTATAATAGCCTTATTGATAGCAGTGGAAATGTGGCCATGGAAAATCTGCCATCGCTTTTAACAGACAATAAGTCCTTACAGTTATTAAAGGACGATTACCTGAAGCAAGAGGCGCTTTTAGTCGAATATAAGAAGATCTACAAGTATAAGCATCCTAAGATGATAAAGCTCTCAGAGAATATAGATTATCTTAAATCTCGCCTGAAGAGCGAGATAGGGAATGAATATAATAGCGCAGTCGCGGAGGAAAAAAAGTTTAAGATGGCTCTTGCCGAACAAAAGAAAGAGGCCCTGGGATTAGAGCGTAAGATCATAGAGTACAGTGCCTTAGATAGAGAAGTAGAGACCAATGACCGTATTTTAGAGATCGTACTCAATAGACTCAAAGAGACATCTATCTCCAGCCAGATACAGGCGAATAATGTACGAGTGCAGGATCTGGCAGAGCCTCCCATAAAACCAATAAAACCAAAGAAAAGAATAAATATCATACTTTCCATGATCGTGGGTTTGATGGGCGGCATAGTCCTCGCGTTTTTCAGGGATTATATGGACATCAGTTTAAAAAATCCCAATGAGATAGCCAGTGTGCTTCAGATACCTTTACTAGGGTCTGTGCCTAAGGTTAAATTAGACGGGAATCGTATCAGGAAAAAGGCTGATATCGACCGTGTTGTTGAAAAGGATTCGGCTTCACTGGCTTCAGAGGCCTACCGTTCAATAAGGACAAATCTTTTATTCTCGCTAAACCATTCAGGCTCTTCAAAGAGTATAGTTGTAACAAGTTCTGTACCCAAAGAAGGAAAAAGCATTACTGCGGTGAATCTCGCGCTCATGATAGCTAATAGTGGAGAAAGAGTGCTTTTAGTAGACGCTGACATGAGAAGGCCAAGACTTCATACAGTATTTAATGATGATAATTCAATAGGCCTTACGCAGTTTTTATCAAAAGAAGCGGACTTTGAAAGTGTAGTCAAACCTTCCGGCATAGATAATCTAAGCATAGTCACTTCAGGAGGCACTATTGGCAGTTCCGCGGAATTGATCTCTTCAGAACAGATGAAAATTTTCATAGAAAAGGCATCATCTGGATTTTCAAAGATCATCTTTGATACACCACCTATAGCCTTAGTTACAGACGCGGCATTGCTCTCGAGTATCTGTACAGGGGTGCTCCTGATAGCTGAAGGCGGCAGGGCAACAAAGGATTTATTGATAAAATCCAAAGGACTCTTAGAAAAGGTAGACGCGAAGATCTTAGGCGTCATAGTCAATAATATATCTCTTACCAGCGATAGTTCCTACCAGCAGTATTACTACGGAAAGACTTACGGTAAAACTTAA
- a CDS encoding transporter, with translation METTDNLSGLGDIEAGLYKQIAFEHGWVPDLIAGVSVKSDSADKSPYENPGDIGLGTGHWAVKGSLVWVKSSDPAIVFGGLNYTWNMEDDITNYGKINPGNTIGYSLGMTFALNYQVALNLGVDQSVTEKMKIDDTPVNGSFTNVASFKYGFVWSVNKNFSCDVSATHGLTEDSPDMVLEVRFPYTF, from the coding sequence ATAGAAACTACAGATAATCTGTCTGGACTTGGTGATATTGAGGCAGGATTATATAAGCAGATAGCGTTTGAGCATGGATGGGTACCAGATCTAATAGCTGGGGTCAGTGTAAAGTCAGACAGCGCCGATAAAAGCCCTTATGAGAATCCAGGAGATATTGGCTTAGGAACAGGGCACTGGGCAGTAAAAGGGAGCCTGGTGTGGGTAAAGTCAAGCGACCCGGCGATTGTCTTTGGTGGATTGAACTATACATGGAATATGGAAGATGATATTACAAATTACGGCAAGATAAATCCTGGAAATACTATTGGATATTCTCTTGGAATGACCTTTGCCTTGAATTACCAGGTAGCATTAAACCTGGGCGTGGACCAGAGCGTTACCGAAAAGATGAAAATAGATGACACTCCAGTAAATGGCTCATTTACTAATGTAGCCAGTTTTAAATACGGTTTTGTCTGGTCTGTAAACAAGAACTTTTCCTGTGATGTATCCGCAACACACGGCCTAACAGAAGACTCACCTGACATGGTCCTGGAAGTCCGCTTCCCGTATACCTTCTAA
- a CDS encoding HD domain-containing phosphohydrolase — MKNGTENNSSLYKKPVLTTKEAAKLLKVGVQTIKNYIYQGKIKSFKTPGGHHRILRSDLPAQLEETFMAELKNGTEQLIRTNGAKAAHDTHESYLVIIKALVKALEMRETRDDSHLDFAAKCSLKMAQRLDLPEEEKKNLELAALLRDIGKIGVSEQILGKPGKLTEQEFMVIKEHPKIAERIVSDIEFLEKTKPLVRHHHERMDGSGYPDGLSGKNIPLGARIIAITGVYQALISDRPYRKAYSEEDAKAIIKKSSGSQFDPKLVDLFFEVT, encoded by the coding sequence GTGAAAAACGGGACAGAAAATAATTCCAGCCTATATAAAAAGCCGGTCCTTACTACTAAGGAAGCCGCGAAGTTATTGAAGGTCGGCGTCCAAACCATTAAGAATTACATCTACCAGGGAAAAATCAAATCTTTTAAGACTCCGGGCGGTCATCACCGCATTCTTCGCTCTGATCTGCCTGCCCAGCTCGAAGAGACTTTTATGGCAGAGCTGAAAAACGGAACAGAGCAACTCATCAGGACCAATGGCGCTAAAGCAGCCCATGATACTCACGAGAGCTATCTTGTCATTATCAAGGCGCTGGTAAAGGCACTGGAGATGAGAGAGACACGCGATGACTCGCATCTGGATTTCGCGGCAAAGTGTTCTTTAAAAATGGCTCAGCGCCTGGATCTTCCTGAAGAGGAAAAAAAGAATCTTGAACTCGCGGCGCTTTTACGTGACATTGGAAAGATCGGAGTGAGTGAACAGATCCTTGGAAAACCGGGAAAACTCACTGAACAGGAATTCATGGTTATAAAGGAACACCCGAAGATCGCGGAACGAATAGTGAGTGACATAGAATTTTTAGAAAAGACAAAACCTTTAGTAAGGCATCATCATGAAAGAATGGATGGCAGTGGATATCCTGATGGACTTAGCGGAAAAAATATTCCTTTAGGCGCGCGCATAATCGCGATAACAGGGGTGTATCAGGCATTAATATCTGACCGGCCTTACAGAAAGGCATACAGCGAAGAAGACGCAAAGGCCATAATAAAGAAAAGTTCTGGATCCCAGTTTGATCCAAAACTGGTTGATCTGTTCTTTGAAGTAACATAA
- a CDS encoding C39 family peptidase: MRKHNSIFIFVFILAMSLVAEPCFAASIGIAGRINKNVKSLKEIRHQNIEAQSLDYSCGPASLATLLSYYFGDKVTEVDVLETLLTTCDIEKVKAKKGFSLLDLKRFAQSRGYDVVGYKMDLEFLVELDKPVLIPVSIKDYSHFVIFRGLEGDRVFIADPVLGNMTMRYEKFERIWEGGIGLVLNGRDDEKLKDSPLRISGQEEAVFADATTVRRLFGVNSLGTIFADGEF; this comes from the coding sequence ATGAGAAAGCATAACAGTATATTTATATTTGTCTTTATTTTAGCGATGTCTTTAGTAGCAGAGCCTTGCTTTGCTGCTAGTATTGGCATTGCAGGCAGGATAAACAAGAACGTAAAGAGTCTCAAAGAGATACGTCATCAGAATATTGAAGCTCAGAGTCTGGATTACTCCTGTGGTCCGGCGTCTCTAGCTACTCTTCTGAGCTATTACTTCGGCGATAAAGTCACCGAAGTAGACGTACTCGAGACGCTCCTTACGACCTGCGACATTGAAAAGGTAAAGGCAAAGAAGGGCTTTTCGCTCTTAGACCTGAAACGTTTTGCCCAGTCCCGCGGCTACGATGTAGTCGGCTATAAGATGGACCTGGAGTTTCTCGTTGAGCTCGATAAGCCAGTCTTGATCCCCGTGAGTATAAAGGACTACTCGCATTTTGTTATATTCCGGGGGCTAGAGGGCGATCGCGTGTTCATAGCTGACCCAGTACTGGGCAACATGACCATGCGCTACGAGAAGTTCGAGAGGATCTGGGAAGGCGGCATAGGCCTGGTGCTTAATGGCAGAGACGATGAGAAACTAAAAGACTCTCCTTTAAGGATAAGCGGCCAAGAAGAGGCAGTTTTCGCGGACGCTACGACTGTACGAAGGCTATTCGGAGTAAATTCCCTAGGCACCATCTTCGCGGATGGCGAGTTCTAA
- a CDS encoding HD domain-containing phosphohydrolase has translation MKKKFEGDVYFTPKQAAEYFNLSLSTIKNYIYAGKLRTLKTPGGHHRISKAELFATLDHGVASSDSLSSAIFLSNITMALFNAIGPAGKSLSLHVQNVSELCSQIAKKLGLSDLDLNRIKIAGLVHDIGHIGIDKSILLKSGPLSAQEYELIKKHPTLGHQTLSSIKELNGIADLVIQHHERIDGTGYPKGLKGSDIHVGARIIAIAEAYDSMVSEHSYKTPVSKNKAIAELMQHKGTQFDKDIVEIFTKII, from the coding sequence ATGAAAAAGAAATTCGAAGGAGATGTTTATTTTACACCAAAGCAGGCTGCAGAGTATTTTAATCTGAGTCTGTCTACTATTAAGAATTACATCTATGCGGGCAAGCTTAGGACGCTAAAGACGCCAGGGGGCCATCACAGGATCAGCAAGGCTGAACTCTTTGCTACCCTGGATCACGGGGTCGCATCCAGCGACTCGCTTTCTTCAGCTATATTCCTGTCCAACATCACCATGGCCTTATTCAATGCGATCGGCCCTGCAGGAAAATCCCTATCCCTGCATGTGCAGAATGTCTCTGAGCTATGCAGTCAGATAGCAAAGAAGCTGGGCTTAAGCGATCTAGATCTAAATCGCATAAAAATAGCAGGCCTTGTCCATGACATAGGGCATATAGGCATAGACAAGAGCATACTTTTAAAATCAGGGCCATTGAGCGCCCAGGAATATGAATTAATAAAGAAACACCCGACACTGGGCCACCAGACATTGAGTTCGATAAAAGAATTGAACGGCATCGCGGACCTTGTGATCCAGCATCATGAGAGGATAGACGGGACTGGTTACCCAAAAGGCCTTAAAGGAAGTGACATCCATGTGGGCGCGCGCATTATAGCTATTGCAGAGGCGTATGATTCAATGGTCTCAGAGCATTCGTATAAGACGCCTGTTTCAAAGAACAAGGCCATAGCTGAGCTTATGCAGCATAAGGGCACGCAGTTTGATAAAGATATCGTGGAGATCTTTACTAAGATCATATGA